The sequence CAAGGCTTTCCATCCCTGACTAAGACAGGTACGGCCACCCGccggggagaggggagatgggtcaCTTCCATACCTTTTTCAGCGCGCGCTCTCTTCATTTTGTACCGATGATTCTGGAACCAAATTTTCACTTGAGTTGGTGTCAGGCGAATCAAACTCGCGAGGTGTTCTCTCTCTGGCGCGGATAGGTATCTCTGTTGCCTAAACCGACGCTCAAGTTCGTACGTCTGTGCCTTGGAAAACAGCACTCTTCTTTTTCGCTTCTTACCGGAGTCGCTGCCGTTGCTTGACGTTTCCTTGTCATTGTCTGGCGATTCGTCCGCAGAGGGTTCTGGGGACTTGGCTGAGTCTTGAGAACTTGCTGAAAGACCATGCACTGCGTGGGAGAGACAAAATACAACGGTTAAAATGGTTTTCTCGACTGAAATACACCTGCCAAGCACACATGGAAATGTTCAGCTGCtacatgtaaaatacatttttcaaagcATGTTAAAGTAACGCATTTCGTTTGTACAGCCAAAATACAGTgttatttgtttttttgtgtgtgtaatacacgGGGTCAAATTTATGAAGTCTATTTTATGTGTCTTTATAGTTCGTTTGCACAGCCAAAATACAATGTTATTAGTTTTTTATGTTGGGACCCACAATATTGATTCCCATCAGTCCCCAAAGAAAGTTAATCACTGTAGCAGCAACACCATGCACTGTCTGCCTACAAATCTTCATCATGCAAAAAATGTACATTTCTGATGCCGATTTTATGTGGCTTTATAGTCGATGCATTAACAAGCCTCTATCGATCATATTCTAAAAAACGTTTAGAGTCACTAGAGCACATGTGAACATGAAATGATTTCAATGGTGGTAGCGCCTTTAAGACGAGCGCAGCAATGCATGGCGAATAAAGATGAATGCTGCACATCATTCAAGGGCACCATTGAGCCCAGACACGACGGAATAAAGATTATGCATTCCATCAAGTGTAGATTGGATAACATATATATGATGCGTTCTCACTCAGAAAACAGGCAGATTAAAGTATTCACTTAAGTGCTTTGCAAATGAATTTACGATTCTTAAAGAGTTGGCTACTTACGTGAATATTGGAGAGTGTCTGTGGTGGCAAGCCATCTTGTGTAAGGATTGTCACTACTATCATAAAAGCGGTTCTTTATAGGCAGATTTTGAACGTTTTCTAGCGGACTTTGTACCAAAACTCCAGTGGGTTTTGTCGTCTCCGATCCCTCGTTATCTTCCTCGGGTCCAGTGATAGATCCTTCTTCATCATTCGTGTCAGGGAGGTCCAAAATGTCCTTCACAGAAAAGCCGGTCTTTGTGTTGGTCAACGACATATTCTGGGGAAATGTATGCTGGAAATTTGCTGCACCAGTTTGGCAATCCGCTGCtttaaaacacaaaacacaatcgCAGTTCAGAAAAAATGATATCTCAGTGCTGTTTTACCTTGAACTATTCAAAGAAAATCATGAGCCTCTGTCGATAACCATTGCCTATCCAAGTAGTAGAGGAATCAGTTCTGTAAGTCCAGGAAGAATGCCAAAGTGGCTGAAGTGCTATATCTGTCTCATTGATACTGTGCTACTGCTGGGTGCTACGGAGAAATAAGCCATTACCGGTCCGATCAGCCCATATAAGGTTGGTCTCAACAGATGAACCTGCAGTGAAAAAGCATTAAAAACGCAAAAGGTTGGCCACGTGTGGGCGGGTCTTGGGAGTCAAGTGGATGAAGACAGTGTTTGCAGATGTGAAATTGTGGGTTTTGGGGAGATCCGAGCCTCTACCATTGGTGCTTCAGAACATGATGAGTGGTATAACGTGTCAATTAATTACAAAGATGGGAAGGGCCTTTTTTTACATCCTATTTACATACAAAGGACCTCCAAGTAGCTTTATACTCCGAATAATTGAAAGCGAGTTATAACAAATTGCTCCTGAAAAAGCTATTGCATTATAGGCTTCTCTCCACATATATACAATATTGAATCAATAGGAAAACTGCATTTTGGCGGTTGGTCCAAAACTGTGGTATGGATGCCCGTTCGATAGCATTGATATCATAATTTCCCTCCTGAATAAAAAGATGTTTCAATTGTCAACACTAATTCATGTAAAACATTTGAGTCAATATTTTGTTTCAGACTTAGGGGCGTAATTAAGATCGGATTCTATTTGGAAAACACATCGATCGGACCTAAAAAGATAAATGATAACCgactgataataataataataatggtgaACAGCCTATAAggaaataaattaataataatactcattataataataatgtaacaTAAGCCTATGAATAATAGCAGCGTTTTAGCCGACATGAAGAATACTGTTTTTATAGGCTGTTTAGGACTATATCATAATCTTGACAATTATGGTTTTTAACCTACTATATTAAATTGTACATAACAGGTTCTCACAGGATTTGTGTATATTTTTGTACACATTTCTCCAATTCCATTATTCCTATGAAATGTATTCTATGTGAGTTTCCCCCCAGAACATAGCAGAGTAGCCTATTCAACGTGCTACGTCGTCACCTCTTTTGTAGAATACGAGGAATTATTGCAGATTACTTTATTTTACTCCCTTcaaggatattttttttttagcttCCACTGCTTCTGCTGTAGCCCCTCTGCCTACTATCTAGTATGTGATGTGGGTGACAATGTTGCACTTTTCTAGCAACTCCTCTGCGCATCCTGGGTGGTCGGACCCGGGCAAACACAAATACAAACCGACTGCTAAGCTGCAGACAATGGGGGAAATGTAGACAAATGTCCGGCTCCTGTTGGAAGCTTTTGTCCGGGTGTAGTTTCTGCATTTATTTCAGGGGCGAAATAATGGATGATTGACGCCCCTGTACAATGCTTTCTAACTGTTTGGAATAAATCTGAGGTTGTTCCTAGTTGTCATGGTATTCAACTGCTTTCAATGGACTATCTCTTTACTCAATCCTGTATCCTTcgacaaaattaaggaaagtcCTTCATTTTAGCGCACACGGATACACGTACACTCTCCTTATCCTTCTCCCTCTCACAAACTAGGAAGGTGTCAAAACATCTTCTCTAGTGCCTAAATAGGCCATTTACTTTACTGGCTCAATAAATACAGTGGGCTACAAAGTGAGGTACACTCTCGCCCACAGAGGCAATTTTCACGGAAGAAAGCCCATTCTTCCACAGTTTGAAATAGGCCTACAAAAGATTTGTATGATAATATCaacattattactgttattattattttgttattgttattattggtcCTCATCAACACTGCATGATGCTAGATCTGTTTTCCTTCTCTCACGGAGCTAGCACTTTACCTAGCTAAATATTTCACCAGAGGAGAGTTTTGGCAGCTAGAATTAATCACACTGTCTCAACCAGTTACAATGGTTCTAATGAACAGAACGGGGTTTGAGCAAAGTCGAGCCGTGACATAGACCTTACTGCCCGACATAGGCTACAACCGTGGACTTTTTTTTGCAACGCCTATGTGCACATCTAATCAATAGACTACATTCAATATTGAGCAGTTCCTTCATTTTACGAGTCATTTTTATGTTCCGCAAACTTGAAGTTTATGCATTATTTATAGTCATGCTAGGCTATAGGCTTACCGGCGTTGTCATTGCGCTTGTCCATGATTCTTGATGGCAAAATGAGAGAGCACGCTGTTGTTGGTGGTAGGAGCACACGAGCGCGGTCTGTGGGCAGTTATTGGGGATGTATTTGAACAATTGAACTGAGGGTTTCGGCAAGAAGAGGTAAATGTGCACAGGCTAAGTGGCCGTACTTCACTTCAAGAGCCATCTCCTTGTGTTTACCTGTTTACTTTCACAGGTAACTCAAACAGGCCGCTTGCCTTTTCACTTGGACTTACGGGCAGTGCATGGCAGTCTTTAGCAAAGCCGGTTCAGTTAACATGACTGGACCGATTCCTGGCAATAAGTACCTCATAATAAGTATATGCACCATCCAACCAGCCCACTGTACGAAGTGAGCTTAATTTACTGAAGCTTATTACATGAATTAATAGGCTACATATTTGATATGAATATGTTATTACTATGGCTATATCATTTCACActgaaaaataaaatagaaagcACACTAATTGCTATGATAACAGTAGCCTACTAGAAGGCCTAATGATAGGCGTATTCACAGCAAtccaaataataataacaataattatgTAATACCTAATCTCTCTTGTTATATTTAACTCGGAAAACTACGTAAACTGAGGATGACAACACCACGTCATTCCCTGCTGCTAGAAGGTCTCAGGCTCAGCGTTGAAGGGGGTGGGTGAGTGAGCGCTTCTTCTGGTGGGTATTGGACCCAATAATGATCGGAGAGGGAGAGTGCTGATGAGCAGAATAACTGCTCATTGCTACAGATGCACCAAGATGCAACATTGACTATTGTTTTAAATTGGTGCTCTACAAACAAATAGAGCTCGAGCTCGAGCTCTGGGGAGGACATGCGAGGCTTGTTGCTTACATTTATCGTCCAGTTGTCGTTAAAGGCATGGATACACTAAACAAGAATACACTCTAAACAATGCATTTTGAATTCACATGGGAATTCCTAGCTATTTTATCACTGGTTGTGTGTGTAACTAAAACTGGAGCATGCATAAAGGTATGGAATAGTCGGGTGATATAAATACTCCACCGAAAAAAAATACTGTTGGATTAGTTAGTGTTTTATAAGAATACGTGATAGAGCCCTAAGTGCTGTAAACAGCTTATTTTATAAGACGGTTCTCATactgaaaatgtataaaatacaaTACCAAACTAGGCTACTGCAGAAACATGCATTCTCCATCATCGCATAATTAATTTTCAAATTAATCAAAAAAGCCTTCGGGAGAATAGATAGTTCTCACCCAAATTTTTGTTCACAAATTAAGGAAGAAAGACATTTTATACAGTTGATTAAATACGTATTCAGATTGAATACATTAACAATGCTTCAGGACGGTGTATAATATCGTTGATCATTCCTTTCTTTAATCGCTGAATTTCAGTGTGTTTCGATGCCTCAGGCTGGCGTTTAGGCTTTGTAAAATGTAACCCCGTTTGCCTCGAGGTGCTCATGATGAATGTATAAAGTGACAAGACCGATTTCCCCCTCTATGATTAAAAGGCTATATATAATATGCAGGTAAAAGTATGTCCGTTTTATTTATGGGACTAAGCCATGGCCCGGGGAGGTTGGCCCGAGGCACAAATCATTTGGAGCGGTTTGGTTCCAGAAATCCAAACACCTTTTGCTTGCGGGCAAACCCAATGCCTGTATT is a genomic window of Oncorhynchus tshawytscha isolate Ot180627B linkage group LG11, Otsh_v2.0, whole genome shotgun sequence containing:
- the LOC112261953 gene encoding homeobox protein Nkx-2.2a isoform X1 translates to MSLTNTKTGFSVKDILDLPDTNDEEGSITGPEEDNEGSETTKPTGVLVQSPLENVQNLPIKNRFYDSSDNPYTRWLATTDTLQYSLHGLSASSQDSAKSPEPSADESPDNDKETSSNGSDSGKKRKRRVLFSKAQTYELERRFRQQRYLSAPEREHLASLIRLTPTQVKIWFQNHRYKMKRARAEKGMEVTHLPSPRRVAVPVLVRDGKPCHTLKAQDLAATFQAGFPLSAYSAQTLHQMQYNAQYCAATTPQFPSAHHLVQTQQWTW
- the LOC112261953 gene encoding homeobox protein Nkx-2.2a isoform X2 encodes the protein MSLTNTKTGFSVKDILDLPDTNDEEGSITGPEEDNEGSETTKPTGVLVQSPLENVQNLPIKNRFYDSSDNPYTRWLATTDTLQYSLHGLSASSQDSAKSPEPSADESPDNDKETSSNGSDSGKKRKRRVLFSKAQTYELERRFRQQRYLSAPEREHLASLIRLTPTQVKIWFQNHRYKMKRARAEKGLEMSCITSTIFSSKMAIGDYANNHVPRDEYVCLSLNGLSHILHKMNLRCFRCQQCESMLGFSV